Proteins encoded together in one Kutzneria kofuensis window:
- a CDS encoding RNA polymerase sigma factor produces the protein MKDRRERAYVAAAETATRRSATPASAAAKAQQPVDAEEAVKATPGRGAAKTGAAKTAAKKPAGPRAAAAKKTATGKAAPAKAKKAGDGEEPEDLEGEVELDAADLEDVVVEDVVEEPDEEETKDSSDFVWDEEESEALRQARKDAELTASADSVRAYLKQIGKVALLNAEEEVELAKRIEAGLYAAERVRKAEDETEKLPPQLRRDLRWIVRDGERAKNHLLEANLRLVVSLAKRYTGRGMAFLDLIQEGNLGLIRAVEKFDYTKGYKFSTYATWWIRQAITRAMADQARTIRIPVHMVEVINKLGRIQRELLQDLGREPTPEELAKEMDITPEKVLEIQQYAREPISLDQTIGDEGDSQLGDFIEDSEAVVAVDAVSFTLLQDQLQSVLATLSEREAGVVRLRFGLTDGQPRTLDEIGQVYGVTRERIRQIESKTMSKLRHPSRSQVLRDYLD, from the coding sequence GTGAAGGACCGTCGCGAAAGGGCGTACGTGGCAGCCGCAGAAACCGCAACCCGACGCTCCGCCACCCCCGCGAGCGCCGCCGCGAAGGCACAGCAGCCGGTCGACGCCGAGGAGGCCGTGAAGGCCACCCCGGGGCGTGGTGCGGCCAAGACCGGCGCCGCGAAGACAGCGGCCAAGAAGCCGGCCGGCCCCCGCGCCGCCGCGGCCAAGAAGACAGCGACCGGCAAGGCCGCGCCGGCCAAGGCCAAGAAGGCCGGCGACGGCGAGGAGCCGGAGGACCTCGAGGGCGAGGTCGAGCTCGACGCGGCCGACCTCGAGGACGTTGTCGTCGAGGACGTCGTCGAGGAGCCCGACGAGGAGGAGACCAAGGACAGCTCCGACTTCGTCTGGGACGAGGAGGAGTCCGAGGCGCTGCGGCAGGCGCGCAAGGACGCCGAGCTGACCGCGTCGGCCGACTCCGTCCGCGCCTACCTCAAGCAGATCGGCAAGGTCGCCCTGCTCAACGCCGAGGAGGAGGTGGAGCTGGCCAAGCGGATCGAGGCCGGGCTCTACGCCGCCGAGCGCGTGCGCAAGGCCGAGGACGAGACCGAGAAGCTGCCCCCGCAGCTGCGCCGGGACCTGCGCTGGATCGTGCGTGACGGCGAGCGGGCCAAGAACCACCTGCTCGAGGCCAACCTCCGCCTGGTGGTGTCGCTGGCCAAGCGCTACACCGGCCGCGGCATGGCGTTCCTGGACCTGATCCAGGAGGGCAACCTGGGCCTGATCCGCGCGGTCGAGAAGTTCGACTACACCAAGGGCTACAAGTTCTCCACGTACGCCACCTGGTGGATCCGGCAGGCGATCACCCGAGCCATGGCCGACCAGGCCCGCACCATCCGTATCCCGGTGCACATGGTGGAGGTCATCAACAAGCTCGGCCGCATCCAGCGCGAGCTGCTCCAGGACCTCGGCCGCGAGCCGACGCCGGAGGAGCTGGCCAAGGAGATGGACATCACCCCGGAGAAGGTGCTGGAGATCCAGCAGTACGCCCGGGAGCCGATCTCGCTGGACCAGACCATCGGCGACGAGGGCGACAGCCAGCTCGGCGACTTCATCGAGGACTCCGAGGCCGTCGTCGCGGTCGACGCCGTGTCGTTCACGCTGCTGCAGGACCAGCTCCAGTCGGTGCTGGCGACCCTGTCCGAGCGGGAGGCGGGCGTGGTGCGGCTGCGCTTCGGCCTCACCGACGGCCAGCCGCGGACCCTGGACGAGATCGGCCAGGTCTACGGCGTGACCCGGGAGCGGATCCGCCAGATCGAGTCGAAGACCATGTCGAAGCTCCGTCACCCGTCCCGGTCGCAGGTGCTGCGCGACTACCTGGACTGA
- the ppgK gene encoding polyphosphate--glucose phosphotransferase: MGTTRGFGIDIGGSGIKGGLVDLETGELDGERLRIVTPQPSTPDAVADVVAEIVEKFGWTGPVGVTLPCVVKRGVALTAANVDKGWVDTDAAALFARRLGRQPGEVVVLNDADAAGMAELRYGAGRDKSGVVVLLTFGTGIGSAVFLDGKLVPNTEFGHLEVDGHDAEKRAAASVKEDKDLSWEEWTHRVSKYLRTLEDLIWPDLVIAGGGVSKKADKWLPLLKVRTPVVAAALKNDAGIVGAAAAAAHGIGH, from the coding sequence ATGGGCACAACCCGCGGGTTCGGGATCGACATCGGTGGATCCGGCATCAAGGGCGGACTTGTCGACCTGGAGACCGGCGAACTGGACGGCGAGCGCCTGCGCATCGTCACGCCGCAGCCGTCCACCCCGGACGCGGTGGCCGACGTGGTCGCCGAGATCGTGGAGAAGTTCGGGTGGACCGGCCCCGTCGGGGTCACGCTGCCCTGCGTCGTCAAGCGCGGCGTCGCGCTGACCGCCGCGAACGTGGACAAGGGCTGGGTGGACACCGACGCGGCGGCCCTGTTCGCCCGCCGGCTCGGCCGGCAGCCCGGCGAGGTCGTCGTGCTCAACGACGCCGACGCGGCCGGCATGGCCGAGCTCCGCTACGGCGCCGGCCGGGACAAGTCGGGCGTCGTCGTGCTGCTGACCTTCGGCACCGGCATCGGCAGCGCCGTGTTCCTCGACGGCAAGCTGGTGCCCAACACCGAGTTCGGCCACCTGGAGGTGGACGGGCACGACGCGGAGAAGCGCGCCGCGGCGTCGGTGAAGGAGGACAAGGACCTGTCGTGGGAGGAGTGGACCCACCGGGTCAGCAAGTACCTCCGCACGCTCGAGGACCTGATCTGGCCGGACCTGGTGATCGCCGGCGGCGGCGTCAGCAAGAAGGCCGACAAGTGGCTGCCGCTGCTCAAGGTGCGGACCCCGGTGGTCGCCGCCGCGCTGAAGAACGACGCCGGCATCGTCGGCGCGGCCGCCGCGGCCGCCCACGGAATCGGCCACTAG
- a CDS encoding inositol monophosphatase family protein codes for MDNVLAAESEELVRIAVTVATEAAELVRNARSHAVTQVDTKSSETDVVTAADRASEQLVRDRLAQLRPGEPVLGEEEGGATSLDGLVWVVDPIDGTVNYLYGLPWYAVSIAAQLDGVSVAGVVVEPVSGRVWTATRGGGSFLDGQPLRAAATTRLELSLLGTGFSYDHARRLRQAEAVNRMLGKVRDIRRCGAASLDLCAVAAGWEDAYVEHGLHRWDWAAGGLIAEEAGAVVRFPGGADDGLGEEATFAAAPGIAEQLRAALVESGFGKV; via the coding sequence GTGGACAACGTGCTAGCCGCTGAATCCGAGGAACTCGTCAGGATCGCTGTCACCGTCGCGACGGAAGCCGCCGAGCTGGTCCGCAACGCCCGTAGCCACGCTGTCACCCAGGTGGACACCAAGTCCAGCGAAACTGACGTGGTGACGGCCGCGGATCGCGCGTCCGAACAACTGGTCCGCGACCGTTTGGCGCAACTGCGCCCGGGCGAGCCGGTGCTCGGCGAGGAGGAGGGCGGCGCGACCTCGCTGGACGGCCTGGTCTGGGTGGTGGACCCGATCGACGGCACCGTCAACTACCTCTACGGCCTGCCCTGGTACGCCGTGTCGATCGCGGCCCAGCTGGACGGGGTGTCGGTGGCCGGCGTGGTCGTCGAACCGGTGTCCGGCCGGGTCTGGACCGCGACCCGGGGCGGCGGTTCCTTCCTCGACGGCCAGCCGCTGCGCGCGGCGGCGACCACCCGGCTGGAATTGTCGCTACTGGGGACCGGATTCTCGTACGACCACGCCCGGCGGCTGCGGCAGGCCGAGGCGGTCAACCGGATGCTGGGCAAGGTGCGGGACATCCGCCGTTGCGGCGCCGCCTCGCTCGACCTGTGCGCCGTCGCGGCGGGCTGGGAGGACGCCTACGTCGAGCACGGTCTGCACCGCTGGGACTGGGCCGCCGGCGGCCTCATCGCCGAGGAAGCGGGCGCGGTCGTCCGGTTCCCCGGCGGCGCGGACGACGGGTTGGGCGAGGAGGCGACGTTCGCCGCCGCCCCGGGCATCGCCGAGCAGTTGCGAGCCGCCCTCGTGGAGAGCGGCTTCGGCAAGGTGTAG